From a single Lolium rigidum isolate FL_2022 chromosome 7, APGP_CSIRO_Lrig_0.1, whole genome shotgun sequence genomic region:
- the LOC124670705 gene encoding E3 ubiquitin-protein ligase AIRP2-like produces the protein MGRSFRDSLKLLEADIQHANSLASEFRRDYDGACLQMRMSYCPAAHLFLFLVQWTDCNLAGALGLLRILIYKVYADGTTTMSTHERKASIREFYAVIYPSLAQLHEGINEVEDKKQKAICIERYRRREEDHKRVISEIDDNIEEECGICMEINGKVVLPTCSHAMCIKCYRDWRSRSQSCPFCRDSLKRVNSADLWIYTDNRDIVDMATVRRENLRRLYMYIDKLPTVIPESVFEVYDSHVK, from the exons CGCCTCTGAATTTCGAAGAGACTATGATGGTGCCTGTCTTCAGATGAGGATGTCATACTGTCCGGCTGCacaccttttcctttttcttgtgcaaTGGACAGACTGCAACCTTGCCGGTGCGCTTGGGCTGTTGAGGATTCTCATTTACAAG gtttATGCTGATGGGACAACCACCATGTCCACTCATGAAAGGAAAGCAAGCATTAGGGAATTTTATG CTGTCATATATCCTTCTTTGGCGCAATTACATGAAGGAATTAATGAAGTGGAGGATAAAAAACAAAAAGCAATTTGTATAGAGAGGTATAGAAGACGAGAAGAGGATCACAAAAGGGTGATCTCAGAGATTGATGATAATATAGAGGAAGAATGTGGCATATGCATGGAGATAAACGGCAAAGTTGTCCTTCCAACTTGTAGCCATGCTATGTGCATTAAATGCTACCGTGACTG GAGATCAAGATCCCAGTCCTGTCCATTCTGCCGGGATAGCCTCAAGAGGGTAAACTCAGCTGACCTCTGGATATACACAGATAACAGAGACATAGTGGACATGGCGACGGTTCGAAGAGAGAACCTGAGGCGTCTCTACATGTACATAGATAAGTTGCCCACAGTGATCCCTGAATCCGTTTTCGAGGTATATGATTCCCACGTGAAGTGA
- the LOC124674066 gene encoding DDT domain-containing protein PTM, translated as MADLVGRAVKKAFPGFGLFSGVVESYDAQAGYFRVLYDDGDSEEVDADEMADILVGAPMPPQPETPGGSAGKRPKKRRRGDSPHGTVSVLLGEAAAVDGLLSNGDALATPSAAADGLSKKRRVDPDPESSRPVRRSARQAKAAAAALAAEMEAAATSAAETSPAADSVSPVQVAASATPQQSSRKRQRGNGSGRYRSVARDLEDAAAAADRMPPRPELPPSSQGLDLEGLPVLDVFQVYSCLRSFSKQLFLSPFALDTFVSALRCVHVNPLIDWVHFALLRSLKSHLEDLAQEGDPPAIHCIRNLNWELLDLATWPIYLAEYLLTRGSELRYGVKLTDLMLDTEYYRQPATVKLELLRSLCDDVIEIEAIRSELGSRMSELDGNDDSYRGTGIRRKRRVSSVKALADPSLPPEGSDDVDDGNSDECYLCGMDGNLLCCDGCPSAFHSKCVGVVEDLLPQGDWYCPECSMQKNNGSKNMSKLVRGAEVLGTDPHGRLYFGACGYLLVVDSCDADSPCHYYGQIDLDSLVTVLFPCHHSYNSIVNVISLFRDTATETSNNNGRYENSKECSTSENGTDGRHSSMKQPRERGQCMIVKDGSSQQLDSGKVRTLNSDQDAAHQNEKPNGASQRNASSANKDSCNSQQDDVCLHANGLSAENQKGLSPQKEISDYCLHSDPARYINYYSFGQIAAAAAAELKLKLSENVEGKKLGQDAVSFRLKTICKKYVNIFALTDKKLSVELLKEKCGWCNSCQISGGADCIFRVTDVKCMESTKPCAVGLLSEKNQESHIVLATHNILSIEERLNGLLSGPWQNPQYSIYWRKAVLMASDVSSLKQPLLMLESSLRRVAFSGDWQKPADSVEVVGSASHILVRSSNKSLGDAIARKPGKKPLNVELKVDSRDVGVYWWRGGTLSRQVFHWKRLPQSLASKCARQAGRKKIPTIVYPEGSQFARRLKYIAWRAAVEMAQNVSQLILQIKELELNIKWTEILSTLYSAASTKETQKIARLFKKVIIRRKRIEATNIEYLLDFGKRENIPPVVAKHGIKLEEPSSERNRYWLSESHVPLSLLKAYEAKGITRSLKKIDKDDLPKNMSGFRPKKPKRSVFDDLLEKAKKRPNRLCGQCYKTVVDREAVNCRYCEALFHRKHFNVPRGAVDTVYVCNKCLAEKVPPMKSPQKKAGSKKSSPKKKQKTQPRKSLRRRNQIVINLKKKAVRKNGKHGRLRKNLLSVSKNESVKVPDSQASNEPKSEPAKRISKRLYNKYMIGNSGRSKPASCRKRKRTALHYSYWLDGLRLTHNTDDEQATSFRKARVVFPSEDVKISETSPVCRLCNKCYSGDAIYIACENCEDWFHGDIYSITIENVNKLVGFKCHACRLRAIPVCPYAQADMIVEDQSDREDDIDMSIEDEDHNGSKHLRTSDGLKELHNKIEELHGNNIEKQVGDRICLEVLENSNDLKEPGSHSTEKQLNDSNWLKEPDSCNRMEELGSHSTEKGIQDHNNLNELDNHWGEKEPGSHSTEKQPDDCNSLKEPDSCSKMEELDSHSSENGPHDHSSLKELDNHWGDKERVDLNFLSELGYDSNVKDVDNGDGPEEFGTTEDSSNFASGKTQILKELDNHNSLDKLDGHLKKPDIHNSVEELDNRNYQKELGNQNSLNDLDGHENLKEIHSAQNGKFTPVTCTDGFLVEQFNTGVSSNEAMIMTSENDSVKESIALQSKGSPEDAVLPAEHEMDLQVSLSILTL; from the exons ATGGCGGACCTGGTGGGGCGGGCCGTGAAGAAGGCCTTCCCGGGCTTCGGGCTCTTCTCCGGCGTCGTCGAGTCCTACGACGCCCAGGCCGGCTACTTCCGCGTGCTCTACGACGACGGCGACTCCGAGGAGGTCGACGCCGACGAGATGGCCGACATCCTCGTCGGCGCCCCCATGCCGCCGCAGCCCGAGACCCCCGGGGGCTCCGCCGGGAAGCGCCCTAAGAAGCGGAGGCGCGGGGACTCCCCGCACGGGACCGTTTCTGTATTGTTAGGGGAAGCCGCGGCTGTAGATGGGCTCCTGTCGAATGGGGATGCGCTCGCAACCCCGTCAGCGGCTGCAGATGGGCTCTCGAAGAAGCGGAGGGTCGACCCTGATCCGGAATCTTCCAGGCCAGTCCGTCGCAGCGCGAGGCAggccaaggcggcggcggcggcattggCCGCCGAGATGGAGGCTGCAGCTACTTCAGCCGCCGAGACCTCACCCGCCGCCGACTCCGTGTCCCCGGTCCAGGTCGCTGCTAGTGCCACGCCGCAGCAGTCGAGCAGGAAGCGGCAGCGCGGGAACGGGAGCGGCCGGTACCGCTCGGTCGCGAGGGATTTGGAGGACGCCGCGGCCGCGGCGGACAGGATGCCGCCCaggccggagctgccgccgtcgtCGCAGGGCTTGGACTTGGAGGGCCTCCCTGTCCTCGACGTCTTCCAGGTCTACTCCTGCTTGAGGTCGTTTAGCAAGCAGCTTTTCCTGAGCCCGTTCGCGCTGGACACGTTCGTGTCCGCGCTGCGGTGTGTGCACGTCAACCCCTTGATCGACTGGGTGCATTTCGCTTTGCTCCGCTCTCTCAAGAGCCACTTGGAAGATCTCGCCCAGGAAGGAGACCCTCCGGCAATACACTGTATCAG GAACCTCAACTGGGAACTTTTAGACCTAGCAACATGGCCAATCTACCTTGCCGAGTACTTGCTGACTCGGGGTTCAGAACTGAGGTACGGTGTGAAGCTTACAGATCTAATGCTGGATACGGAGTACTATAGGCAGCCAGCGACCGTGAAACTTGAGCTGCTGCGCTCGCTCTGTGATGACGTTATTGAGATCGAGGCTATTCGTTCTGAACTTGGTTCAAGGATGTCTGAGTTAGATGGAAATGACGACAGCTATAGAGGTACCGGCATACGAAGAAAAAGGAGAGTTTCCTCTGTCAAGGCCCTAGCAGACCCTTCGCTGCCTCCAGAAGGCTCTGATGATGTGGATGATGGTAACAGTGACGAGTGCTATCTCTGTGGTATGGATGGCAACCTGTTATGCTGCGATGGCTGTCCTTCAGCTTTCCACTCGAAATGTGTGGGGGTGGTGGAGGATCTGTTGCCTCAAGGAGATTGGTATTGCCCCGAGTGCTCGATGCAGAAGAATAATGGATCCAAAAACATGTCAAAGCTTGTCAGAGGAGCAGAGGTTCTGGGAACGGATCCACATGGACGACTATACTTCGGCGCCTGTGGCTATCTTTTGGT GGTTGATTCATGTGATGCGGACTCTCCATGCCATTATTATGGTCAGATTGATCTTGATTCCCTTGTAACAGTGTTATTTCCATGTCATCATTCGTACAATTCAATCGTAAATGTGATCTCTTTATTCCGGGATACGGCAACTGAAACATCTAATAATAACGGGCGGTATGAGAATAGCAAGGAATGTAGTACCTCTGAAAATGGGACAGATGGCAGGCACTCATCAATGAAACAACCTCGTGAACGTGGACAGTGTATGATAGTTAAGGATGGTTCCTCTCAACAGTTGGATTCAGGGAAAGTTCGTACCTTAAATTCAGATCAAGATGCCGCACACCAAAATGAGAAGCCAAACGGAGCATCTCAACGTAACGCCTCTAGTGCCAACAAGGATAGCTGCAATTCTCAGCAAGATGATGTTTGCTTACATGCTAATGGTTTGTCTGCGGAGAACCAAAAAGGTCTGTCACCTCAAAAAGAAATAAGTGATTATTGTCTCCATTCTGACCCTGCTAGGTATATAAACTACTACAGTTTTGGTCAAATAGCAGCAGCGGCTGCTGCAGAGTTAAAGCTCAAGCTTTCTGAGAATGTGGAAGGAAAGAAGCTTGGTCAGGATGCAGTTTCCTTTCGGCTAAAAACAATATGCAAGAAATATGTTAATATTTTTGCACTGACTGATAAAAAGTTATCCGTGGAGCTTCTAAAAGAAAAATGTGGCTGGTGTAACTCCTGCCAGATCAGTGGTGGTGCTGATTGCATTTTCAGAGTTACTGATGTTAAGTGTATGGAGAGTACTAAACCATGTGCTGTTGGTCTTTTGTCAGAAAAGAATCAGGAAAGTCATATTGTCCTTGCTACACATAACATTTTGTCAATTGAAGAACGTCTGAACGGTTTGCTATCTGGTCCATGGCAAAATCCGCAATATAGCATTTATTGGCGTAAGGCAGTTCTGATGGCTTCAGATGTATCGTCACTAAAGCAGCCTCTTCTCATG TTAGAGTCCAGTCTGCGACGTGTTGCCTTCTCAGGAGATTGGCAAAAACCAGCAGACTCTGTTGAAGTTGTTGGGTCTGCATCTCATATCTTGGTCCGTTCATCCAATAAATCTCTAGGAGATGCAATTGCTAGAAAGCCAGGAAAGAAGCCACTTAATGTTGAGCTCAAAGTTGACTCTCGTGATGTTGGTGTTTATTGGTGGAGGGGTGGAACATTGTCTCGTCAAGTGTTTCATTGGAAGAGGTTGCCTCAGTCATTGGCCAGCAAATGTGCTCGGCAAG CTGGGCGCAAGAAAATTCCCACCATAGTGTATCCTGAGGGTTCACAGTTTGCCAGGAGGCTCAAATACATAGCTTGGCGAGCTGCCGTGGAAATGGCACAAAATGTGTCCCAGCTCATTCTGCAG ATTAAAGAGCTTGAATTGAATATCAAGTGGACTGAGATATTGAGCACTCTCTATTCTGCCGCTTCAACAAAGGAAACCCAGAAAATAGCAAGGCTTTTCAAGAAAGTTATAATTCGCAGAAAACGCATAGAAGCAACAAATATAGAATATCTACTTGATTTTGGAAAGAGGGAGAATATTCCTCCTGTTGTCGCTAAACATGGAATAAAACTTGAGGAGCCCTCTAGCGAGAGGAACAGGTACTGGTTGAGTGAAAGTCATGTCCCTCTGAGTCTTTTGAAGGCATATGAGGCTAAAGGAATCACTCGCTCactgaaaaagatagacaaagatGATCTTCCTAAGAACATGAGCGGCTTCAGACCCAAAAAGCCAAAAAGATCAGTGTTTGATGACCTCCTAGAGAAAGCTAAAAAGCGACCCAACAGGCTTTGTGGTCAGTGTTATAAAACAGTAGTTGACAG GGAAGCTGTGAACTGTCGGTATTGTGAAG CACTTTTCCATAGAAAACATTTCAATGTTCCTAGAGGGGCTGTGGATACTGTCTATGTTTGCAACAAGTGCCTAGCTGAAAAGGTCCCGCCAATGAAGTCCCCCCAGAAAAAGGCAGGATCAAAGAAGAGCTCTCCGAAAAAGAAGCAAAAGACGCAACCACGAAAGAGTTTAAGAAGAAGAAACCAGATAGTTATCAACCTCAAGAAGAAAGCTGTCCGGAAGAATGGGAAGCATGGTCGGCTTAGAAAGAATCTATTGAGTGTGTCTAAGAATGAATCTGTAAAGGTGCCTGACAGTCAAGCATCAAATGAGCCCAAGAGTGAACCGGCAAAACGTATATCAAAACGGTTGTATAATAAatacatgataggcaactcaggtAGATCTAAGCCTGCAAGCTGCCGTAAGAGGAAGAGGACAGCTTTGCATTATTCGTACTGGTTAGATGGCCTTCGATTGACACATAACACAGATGATGAGCAGGCAACAAGTTTCAGGAAAGCAAGAGTTGTTTTTCCATCCGAGGATGTCAAGATTTCAGAAACCAGTCCAGTTTGCCGTCTTTGTAACAAATGCTACAGTGGAGATGCCATTTATATTGCTTGTgagaattgcgaag ATTGGTTCCATGGTGATATCTATTCGATCACCATAGAAAATGTCAATAAACTCGTAGGCTTCAAGTGCCATGCATGCCGTCTGAGAGCTATACCTGTTTGTCCTTATGCACAAGCTGATATGATTGTTGAGGATCAATCAGATAGGGAGGACGACATTGACATGTCTATAGAGGATGAGGACCACAATGGTTCTAAACATCTACGCACTTCCGATGGTCTAAAAGAGCTTCACAATAAAATTGAGGAGCTCCATGGTAATAACATTGAGAAACAGGTTGGTGATCGTATTTGTTTGGAAGTGCTTGAGAATTCTAATGATCTGAAAGAGCCAGGCAGCCATAGTACCGAGAAACAGCTCAATGATTCTAATTGGTTAAAAGAACCGGACAGTTGCAACAGGATGGAAGAGCTTGGCAGTCATAGCACTGAGAAAGGTATTCAAGATCATAATAATCTGAATGAGCTTGACAATCACTGGGGTGAGAAAGAGCCAGGAAGTCATAGCACAGAGAAACAGCCTGATGATTGTAATTCATTGAAAGAACCGGACAGTTGCAGCAAGATGGAAGAGCTTGACAGTCATAGCAGTGAGAATGGTCCTCATGATCATAGTAGTCTGAAAGAGCTTGACAACCACTGGGGTGATAAAGAGCGTGTTGATCTTAATTTTCTTAGTGAACTTGGCTATGATAGCAATGTGAAAGATGTTGACAATGGGGACGGCCCAGAAGAGTTTGGAACTACCGAAGACAGCAGCAATTTTGCCTCTGGAAAAACACAAATTCTGAAAGAGCTTGATAATCACAACAGTTTGGACAAGCTTGATGGCCATTTAAAGAAGCCTGACATTCATAATAGTGTGGAAGAGCTTGATAATCGTAACTACCAAAAAGAGCTTGGTAATCAGAACAGTCTAAATGATCTTGATGGTCATGAAAACCTAAAAGAGATTCATAGTGCTCAAAATGGCAAATTTACTCCAGTAACATGTACAGATGGTTTTCTAGTTGAGCAGTTCAACACTGGTGTATCTAGCAATGAAGCCATGATCATGACATCAGAAAATGATTCAGTGAAGGAATCTATTGCGTTGCAGTCCAAGGGCAGTCCTGAGGATGCTGTTCTTCCCGCTGAACATGAGATGGACCTTCAGGTTTCTCTCAGCATATTAACTTTATAG